Genomic window (Drosophila sulfurigaster albostrigata strain 15112-1811.04 chromosome 2R, ASM2355843v2, whole genome shotgun sequence):
GAAGAATGTTACATGTGAAGAAGAAAATCCCAAGTCCCAGTAGAACACCAACCTCATGTGAGCGGAAACGAGAATCGTCCAGCTTCTTAATGGCGTACTTCATGTCCTCGTGACGCAAGAACTCTACAACTCCAGAGCCATCCTTGTAGGTGTCAGCAAAACAAACGTCTCCCGCTTCACGCATGTGATCCTTAAGGTCTTGCCATGAACCAGATCCAGGCAGCCCCGTCACCATTACGCGATATTGTGAACGTTTAGCTGGTGGTCCACGGCCACCCATCCTTCCACCACCATCGCGGCTGCGGTCGTTGCGATTGTTGCCGCGGTAGCTGCCTGGACCGCCTCCGCGAGGAAACTCAACACGAAGGCGATACCCATCATAGTCATATCCATCGCGAGCCTTAACTGCATCATCGGCATCtctgtataaataaatataaattgaaatggtCCTCCAATTGTCGAAACAgacgtatatgtatgtacttatgtatattGTGG
Coding sequences:
- the LOC133835885 gene encoding serine/arginine-rich splicing factor 1 isoform X2, whose protein sequence is MGSRNECRIYVGNLPPDIRTKDIQDLFHKFGKVTFVDLKNRRGPPFAFVEFEDARDADDAVKARDGYDYDGYRLRVEFPRGGGPGSYRGNNRNDRSRDGGGRMGGRGPPAKRSQYRVMVTGLPGSGSWQDLKDHMREAGDVCFADTYKDGSGVVEFLRHEDMKYAIKKLDDSRFRSHEGEVAYIRVREDSGDNERGGGGGGGGGGSRDYRDRSRSRSFSSRPRRRGTPTYSPVRRQSYSRKN